CAGTTGTATCTATTGTTTGAGGGTCCAGCATCCTCTTCTGTCTCCACCCTCTGTCTGTCTATTTTTTACATTCTGCTTCACCTATTCGCGGATTTGCCCAATTATGatgacaatgtgaagtttaataTATATACTTTGGCAGGCAAAAAGAGGGCTCTTGGAACCGTACTGATGCTCCGATGCAGAAGAGGCTACTTTTTGGCTCACaaaatgaaacttttttttGTGCATATTTTGTACATAAACCCTGAATCTGAATGTAACAAAAATAGTTCAACCGTTATGCTTTCGGAAGAGAAGTATATATACGTTGAGCCCTCTAAATGGTGCTTTTCTTGTGAACCTTGATGCTGCTGCACTTTGTAGCCTCTCTTTTATAATTCCTGAAGATGTCGTTTACTTGAAACGTCATTCACTTGTGTGCATGAAATGCTCGAGAACGCATCATCTCTCCCTcactgtatatatatatatatatattcttcatcattgagaaaaacaaagaaacgcTTCTTTGTACAACCCAACCAGATATATGTGATACAATATCAATAGGACGGAAGAGAGGACGGAGTATAAAAATGATTAACAAAGGCACGTGGTGCTTGTTTAACGGATAACTGTGGGCAAGAGTCAATCACACTTAGTTTATATTATTATAGGGGCACTTACTAGTTGAATCGCATCcaattatttaatttattttcacaaagGTCTACAAGACTTGCTCCCTCTGGATGCTTGCCCTCATAATTTTGACACTTGTTCACAGTATTTCGGGTCGACGCAAACCACCACCTGCCAgttttttcagatttgaaactTTTTATATAAGAGagcgcgcgcgcgcgcgcgcacacacatatatatatatatataagactATAAGAGAAATTGGTTGATGAGAGTCGTACCTTGCCAGTACTTTTGCCAGAATGGAGATACTCCACAGCATCAGCAACTGATTGAAGGCCTAGGAATCTTTTTGGGTCTATAGCAACCTGTcatgaaaatgaagaaatgaATCATTTAAAACACAGTGCATAAAGATCCTTGGAACTAAGATCGTTCCTCCTAAGTAAACTCAGGTAAAATACCGGTTGGTTATTGACTTCAGGTCTAGGAAGTTTGAAGACGTTTCACTCCAGAATAAGGGCAGAGCAACACACGTATTTTATGTTTCAGTAATGGGTCAGATGAAAGTAACTTACCTTGAGCTTCCCCACAGAGAAGAGATGGAATAGCCTGTCGAGATGCTCTTGCCAAAAATGAGCATATTGTACCAAGAAAAATCCAGCCTGAAAACATCATATGAGCAAATCGAAGCACAACAAAACCGGGCTCTTAAGCTCCATTCAGAAACCGAATACagtaaattcaaaaaatttacaaaaaaaaaaaaggtcgaaAAATTGATGGCAtgaaaaaattaacaaaaagcaTCACATGTATCAAACAATTACTAGCTTACTTACCACAGTTTGACTTTTTGCTAGAAGCTTTTCGCATAACCCAGTGTAATTTAATGGCTTCCATCCATCTTCCCCTTGATACTGGAATCACAAGTCATCAGTTAATGTTAGGAGTGCGCCTACGTTGAGGGAGAGAATGGTAGAACCCCCAAGGAGCAGAAACGTTAAAGCAAGTCCCATTATAGGTCCAAACCTGGGAGATCATTCCAATCACTACAAGTTTTCCGTAGATTGCCAATGCATTCAAGCATAGATCGAACATTTGACCACCAACAGACTCGTATACAATGTCAACACCTTTAGGGAATTCATTCTTCAAGACCTGCATAAAGCATTCCAACAGTAAGCACTAAAAACTGCTAAACTGGAGAATACTAGTTTTTCATCCAGTGAATCAGTTCTGAAGAATTTAGATTAGAAAGAATGTAGTTGATATGGAACGCAGAATTAAAAAACTCCCTGTTTTCATAACTTGCACGGATGTAACTGCTCCAGAACACCTTTACTATGGTATTAAGGTACTTTAGGAAAGCCCAACTAGGACAGAACAGGATTAAAATACTTCATAAATTGATTTCCAATCTGAGAAAACATACTGTTTTTATATCTTCTTTTTTGTAGTCGATGACTCGATCAACTCCCAATTCCCTCAAAAGTGTAGCCTTTTCTTTACCTCCACAAGTTGCAACAACAGTATTTCCAGCTAATTTTGCAAGCTGCATTAATAAGCGTTCAGTATTAATTACCTAACTTCAGACTTGGAAAAAACAGTTAAGAAGAAGATAAAAGTTGATGCTAACATGTATTGATACAAGTTAAGAAGGCATTTTATCacagaaaaaaataaacatagTAAAAACATTAAAGTATCATGTGATCCTTGATAGGCTCCACACCAGTCGACCAACAAAACTATAGCAAAAGAGAATGGAAAAGCAACTACAGTACTTCAAATTGTTTTGTTAAATAATAGTTTGGGGTCCAAATGTACTGCCCATGAAAAGTCAACCTAAAAGAAATAGAAACTATCTAGTTTGACAGTGCACCTGAACTGCAAACTGCCCAGTCCCTCCAGCAGCAGCAGTCACGAGAACTACTTTTCCCGAGTCCATTTGTGCAGCCTTCACATCCAAGGAAAAACAGTGGAGAAGCTAGTTTAGTCATTAACTAAACACCTGTCTAGTGTTTTTCATGTGgtctaaaataaataaagaattaCAGAAGATCAGAAGCTAGATTGTGGGATACTGAGTGATAAAATCTTGCAAGGGCGGTGTGTTATAGGATATTGAGGGaaataaataattgaaaacGATTGCCACAGAAACCTTCTCCAAAGCAATCGAGGCTGTCAGTCCTGATGTAAGCATGGCAACAACTTCAGGATCTGGTCTTGGAACAGGAAGAATATGCTTCGAATGTACCTATATTGTTGATGTGAAAATTCATAAAGGTCATAACCATGATCTAAAGCAGAGATCATTTCAGCCATAGAAGAATAGTATGACCTATATATTAAAGTAGTTACCATCGTATATTCAGCATAGCTTCCGAAAGTCATAATAGCAGCAGGAGTTCCAACTTTCAGATTTTTCACAGAGTCACCAACTGCAGCAACTATCCCAACAGCCTTCAACGTAATGATATTAAATTTTAGACGTGAGCCCATCCACGAGAACAATCTATACCAAATGGGTAGACTGATCCTCCCATAGCAAAGTCTTTAAATAGAATCATAAATCAAGAAGCTTTGAAACTTCTCATCTGTTGTCAAAGATGCACATATAGACAATGGAAAACTTATGCACTCTTTTAACTTCAACGGCAACGAGGACAGTGAAAGGTGGTCCTAATCTTTGACCAATACAAACAATTTAAGCTCCAATAGTTCATAATTAACTACTGCATCCTGAGAGGATGCAACAAAGTAACACATGCACGtcttgcatatatatatatagagtatGTAGAAatacgtgtgtgtgtgtgtagagagagagagaggaatgAAACTAATATAAAAATTCTAAAACCCTGAAAACTGCAATTCTGCATAAAGTCAGAATCCAGCATATAATGGAtttaaaacaaaaagtaaattaaaTGCAGCCAAGGTTCTAAATTGTAGAGTAATAAAGCCATCAAAGTCACGGACAGCAAAAATCAGATCATTGCTCATCTCATCAAAACAACTAAATGGTTGATCAATCTGATTTTTCATTGAGATTAAACAAACTTCAATTATAAACTTATAGAATTGCTAGTACACCTCAAATCCAGCATCAAATGGGAGACGAGAGGCAATGTCCTTCTTGCTGCCGCTGAAATAACTACCTGAACTAAAATTCACCTGTAACAAAACGTATTGTTAAAGAAAATATGTCAAGCCAGGAGGAGTTCAGATATATATATGACCCCACATGTACTAACACACTGATTTATAGGAACACCTTACAGGGAACAACAGTAAGTAGCACTGCAGATTTACAAGCAAACTTCCATCCAAAAAGTTCTTTCAAATTATGTAGAAGGCTTATACCACTTTGTTCAATTGCCAATTCTTCATCAATACTTGTTTAAGCAAGAAAGGCATTGTGAGAGGATGCATTAAGAAAGTGGTCGTCAATTCCATGAATGGATCGATGATAAAGAGATAGAACCACATTTACAGGTCCTGGTATCTAAAGGCAGAAGCAATACAAAGGCAACAGTAAATTCCCATATCAGCCTATAACTTATCCAACAAGCTTACAGACTTATTGACACAGAATATGGTACGCGAACAGCGTAACAATAAGTTCCAAatagaagagaagaaaacttcCTAATACATATTTCATTATTCAGGAAGAACATCCAATTATACGATACATACTTTGCATTTTAACTGAAACTGGACAATTTCAAAATGAAACTACAGAGAAAGGAACTTACATCACTAGCATTAACGCCAGCATAAATGACTTTTAAAAGCACATGGTCCGATTTGATTGGTAAAGACAGCGAGGTCCGCACTATACTTGTTGCAGTACGAAATTTGTGACTGAGTGTGTGAACCACTCTAGAAACCAAGGACCAGAAGGAAAATTGTCAAAAGAAAGTCAAACGAGCAAACACTGTTGAGAGAAATGTAAATATGCTTACATACATTCATGATAAGAACACCATGGAATGAAGAATAGTAAAAATATAAAACTATAAAAGTTTCATAGAGAAATGACAGAAATATCAACCAAATCCACTCAAATCTACAGCTTAACAAGAGCAATGAAAAAATCAGATCTAGCAATGACTAGCATACCACAAAAGATGAGCTTTTACCACCCATAACTACCAAGTGGTAATAACGCACTGCATTATCCAAGCCAAGAAGAAACCGGTGCCTGACTTTTTTATTACAACGTATTAGCGTCTGAATAAGAGGTAAAAGGTTTAACAGTCATCAATCAGCGAATTCTCAGATCTTAAGGAATTTGCAGAACTATCATTTTTTCCATAAAGAGATGTAACTGAGTAGCCGAGCAAGAGAGGAGTAAATGCTTAGGCATGACTCAAAAGTCCCATATCAGACTGCAATAGCTAAATGGATGATGATACCCGCTTAGTTAATTGTTTGATGATCAAAGATAGAAACAGGATAAATTAACTTTTATTCCTACGCCCAATAGCATCTGATGGTCTCATTCCTGTAATTAATGCCAAGAGAGCTCAACCCTTTGTACTCACATATAAATTTGTTTTCATAATATCAACACCGTCCAGcctgagaaaaacaaaaaagtacgCTGATACAGATTGACAGAATTTGAGCACTGAGACTTACAtcttctcaaaattttgtgGAACTTGAACATTTGATAGTACCACAGATGAAGATGATCTTCTTGATTTTGAAGAAGACACAAGGAACTTTGCTTCCTCTTGAGGAGATGGCCAGTACTCCATTCCTCTCCGATTAGTGATCCATAAACATGCCCCAGATTTACTCTCATCATTAATAAGCTCAAAAACACCTGCCGAATTCATAATTTTGGTTTGAAGAACATTGTTTATCATAGCAGAAGAACGAATTATGAACCCTATCCACCATACTGCTTAACAGAATTAGCAGAACTCGGAATTTGTACTGAAGGAAGTAATTCCTACTTCCATTGCTTGGGAATAAAactgaatcttttttttttcaaaactaaaAAAGTTAATCCTAGCTCTTcatttaacttttgaaaatgataaggaaaaagaaaaaagaaaaagaaaaaacttgatTCCAGGCTGCAGCAAATAATCGAGAGTTTCATTGTTTAAAGGATAACAGACTATAAAAATAACTAGATGAAATGCACAGGTCAGCTTTTTGAGTGAATATGTCTATAATTGCTGCAGCAGGGATAATTAATCACTTGATCTAAGACCCTACTATTGCCACACATTGAGATACATGTCTATGTCTGTATACTTGAAGATAAACTATCACACCCGATTGCAACCAATCAAATTCACCTTGTAATGAAATTCAATCACCATATCGTTGAGACAGTCTTACCATATACAGACATATAATTTACATGTTAACACCAAAGCGGATAATCGTATATAATCAACTACATACCTTTGACTACCATTTGCATTGGCACATAACCTCCCACTAGATCAATAAATTTAGGATCCACCTTGGCAGCCAAGTCAGTTAGCACAAACTGTCAGCAAGGCAAGATTAACATCAGAGATAACAGaaataattaaatgattcaATGTTTTATCCGGCCATAGTGTTCCAAATAGGATGCAGGAGTAACCACTTTAAAATGCTTATCAGCTTTGCACTATTCAGCAGATCATTATCTCTTGTTCCTAATAAAGAAGCCAACTGTAATAAGTAGATTGAAATAACTTTTTGGCACATATAATGATAATTAGGAACAGCGGTTGGTTATTTATATTCCAGAGATTAGCAAAATATTAGGCAAAAATTAAGTATCAGAACACAATTGGCTCCAACCATTGAGGAATATAGTTGGCAAATGTTAATGGTTTTAACACCTGGCCATAAGCATAACCCATTGGTTTCCCTTGTTCTGTGGTAACCACCATTGCaataaaggaagaaaatgctAAACTGGGTCCAAGTCTCATATGGAACAGCTCTTTCTACTAAAGGAGTACTAACTCAATTCATCAATTCAAACCTGATGTCCTTTTGAAATTTGCAAAATATTTAAGGTGAAAAATAGAAATGTAGTTAGTTGTACAATTTAAtataaaagtcaaaaacattttGGAATGAAGAAACTTGTTGAATATTAGTGCTGAGCTTGTGGAGTCCACTAAGCTTGTTTGTGTccttttcttaagaaaacttttCATTGAATGAGAGTGGATATTTCAGGACAAATCAAGAAGGGACAAGCTAcattcaaatgttcaattttgtAGAAAGGAAGTACAGTGATATCATAACCAGGCCAAAGACAACTTGAATCCAATAGGAGTTACCTCAGGGCAAAGCACATTAACACGGATTCCTTCACGCTTATATGGAGCCAGTGATCTACTAAATAGAACCACACCACCTACAAAATTATCTCAGTCAGACAAAAATAATGGTTGGGAGACTCTAAAATCTTCCTATCCAAGCAAGTGTACAAATCAAACATCCATAACAATTACATAGACGAAAAAAGCGTACAGATGCTTCAGAATATATCATTTTGGAAGCAGAACAACAATGTAGAAACCACATACCTTTTGAGGCAGAGTAGATAGGGTCATGGTACGCTGGATAAAGCCCTGAAGCAGAGCCTATATTTATGATGACACCCGGCTTTCGTGCAGCTCGCATAGTTTTAATCTAAGAATCACATGTAAATCATCATACCACTATCACCAAATTGAATTTCCTCATTTGAAGAAAGTGCAGGATTCAGGAATAAGAAAAGGTAGAAAATTCTAGCAGATGGTCAATAACAACACACAGCTGATAAGTATGGAGGGAAACAAGAAACAAAGCTATATTAAACTCCTCCACATTTACGGCAAAATTTAGACAAAACACTGATACTCTCAGGTCACTGCTTGCATAAGATTATGAATGCCACTACATCTCTATCATTGAAGAATAAGAAATATATTGAATAAGAAGCTAGCCTTACTTGTTAAATTTTGAGTGCTTACAGGCGTAACTGTGTTAATATCCTCTTCGAGACTTAGCCTTTGGATAAGATTGGGGAGGGTCACTTGGAGTATAAGATCTCTCCTCCATTTCCCTTGGCGGACCCCTTACTAAACACTACAACCGTATGCAAGCACACAAAATGTACATTCAGAAAGGAGAACAAGATGCATTGTTCTTTTTTGATCTCTCCCATATACCCTTTGTGAAAAAACTAGAGTTCCCAAGTAGTTCCTTTCAGTATAAAATATTGTGCTATTGGCTACATAGAAGGTTCCatggggaaaagaaagaagtgaaattcacaaaattctaaAATTCAATCAATTGACTAGCAGTGAATAGTAATGCATCCAAACCTACCGCAAAGTGGGTGCAGTCAATGACAGCAGCAAGGTTGACGTTAATAGTCAGCTTCCAAGATTTGGAACCATCAGTTTGGTCCTTATTGAACGGCACAGGATTAGCTATACCGGCACTATTTATGCAGACATCCAATCCTCCATAAGTTGTCACATGCTTCTCAAATGCAGCAGCCAAATCCCCTTATAAACATTGGCAACCATATTTAGATCAGAAAATCCTATTTTCATGAAAGATAAATATCGACGCATGCTATGCTCCCACCCTTccaccccaccccaccccaGACAAAAGTAAATGAATAAACACTTATCTGCAGCAAAAACCGAACCCAAAAGGTGAAACCAAATTCTTTACCTCTTCCATTTATTTGTAGTCTTACGGGTAATATTTGCCATTTGCCGGGAAAACTCTCATTTTCATAATTAAGGTCTTATGCTGATAACTATTCAAAAAGAAGAACTTTTATTTTGCTTCCCAATTTAATTCCAAAGACTGAGCTACAAACAAAGTTAGAGGTACAATTTAACACACACTTGTACTCACCGGAATTAGTGACGTCGCATTTGATAAACGTGGCTAATGGAAAATCCAAATTGGCGTGAAACTTGGCAGACTCTTTTTCAGCCAGGGATGCAACCTCTTTTCCCTTGTCTTCGGAAAAGTCAATGATCGTGACGAACATTCCTTTCTGAGCCAGTGCCAAGCTCAGAGCTTTACCTATTTGATTGGGCCAAAAAGTTATACCAGTTATCATCGCGGTTCAAGAATTAACCAAAAAGGGACTCAAAATATTCATAAAGAGAGACTCACCAATTCCAGAGGCGCCGCCAGTGATGATGGCAGAAAGTCGCGGCTTGAGCTCCATGTTTGCTTTGTTTCTCCCAAGGACTGATTGATGGTTGGGCGGTGGCGGAGAGATAAATGAAGCGAGGGGAAATGGCCAATACCCGATGACTATTGACTAGTATAACGATGGAATAAATATAATATACTACACCAAACCGAAGTTTCAAAAATGTTATCAACGTGTTTCTTGATTCTGTTTATCAAACGTTTTCGATAAGAGCAACCAAAAGCAAATCAAACATAAGATAAGGCAGTGGATCGTATTGTTGTCTATGTCTGAACACGAAACACACAAACCGGCCGAccttttttggtttttgtttttgttttgtgctTTTCCCCCCCTTCTCCTTCTCCGGCGAAGACACTCCTACTAATTTGGAGGCAAATAATGGCCATCCAAACACACCAGCGGTGTTTGGACaaaagattatttgaaataattattataacagatgtaatgtatataagataaaatATGTAAAGTAAAATGGTGACTACAAAAATTAAAAGGtacattaaaaattatatttataatacaaataaataatttaaaactaaataatggctatccaaataatttattagtTTCTTCTTTTCGTTTGCTGTCTGCGTTTTAtgtatttttcttatttctgtTGTAAATTTGTCATATTACTAGTGTGTTCTTTATTGTTCTTGGCCCCTCACAGATAGTAGCATAATGCAAACTACGTACTAGTCCATACTAGAGGTGctatcgagccgagtcgagctcgagtagcatcatactcgagctcgaactcgatcaaAATTTGtgctactcgagctcgagcttgagctcgatcgaataaaaaattttggactcgagctcgactcgataaaataaaactaaactcgaactcgactcattTGAGTTCGAGTAAGCTCGAGTAAATATCAAACCCGagctactcgagctcgagctcgagttttgaaataaatctataatttttttttaaatatataatatataatataatataaatatataatataaataaaatatgaaagCTCGATTAAGCTCGGCGAGCACTCGAGTACTTATTTCttgagttcgaactcgactcgttaaatttaacgagtagttcgagctcgaactcgagctcgattttACCGAACTCGAGTCAAACTTTTGATCAAGCTGCTCGCGAGCTACTGCTAGCACCCTAGTCCATactagtaataataataataggcTTTAATAATATGTTAGTCATTTTGTTAATTTGGTATCTGCAACTCTTTGATCTAACAAGACAAGAAGACAGGAAGGCCAAGGTGAAATTCAGAAGCACGAGGGACAACGCAACAACGGGTTTTCTGACTTTTGAGTTTTTGTTCTGCTTTCGTATCCCCTTTTGCTAATCGCCGGTTGCTGTCCCATCATCCACAGCTAAGCTACTAAATTCCAGCTTCACCATCACCACTCAAGCAAAGCAAGATCAACCCAGTGGCAATTTAACGGGCGACTCCTGTCTGAACTGAAGCAAGTTGCTTCAGCAATCAATTATGAGATTCCGCCCAATCACGCCATCCAATTACTACTAGATACAAGTATTAAGCAAATAtatattagggataatttcagaaacctccctaaggtttctaataatttcactgagctctcttgaaatttaaaaaattacatatacctcccttgtcatttaaaatgacaatactatccttaaatattttaataaaattctttTGTTTGGTATGCTTAGATTTAGaatgattttaaatttattttttcattatttttccttcttattcctttttttttaaattttttgccaCTAAATTTGTAAAATTACCATTATTATTTCTAGTTTCTATTGTGACCAAATATCGAACTAATGATTTTTTTACGAGTTAACTTTATACGTAACCCGAtattttttgctaatctttattttctatatttttggtattaaaattaataataaatcaaaaagaaattgCCCAAAATCAcaactaaattatgataatctcactacttaaaaaattcataaactttgaatcaattatttcaatattttattttctatcttataaatctaaatctaTAATAAAATACCATAAAAAATATCCTATTATAgtgaaaaaattattattatagttgtttatcaaatagtatgTATGGACATGAAAATTAAGCACCTTTTCTTCATAATTACGGCCCCTGTTTGGCACTTGagtttttttgtcaaatttgtctgttacaagttttttaaaaactttaactacagtaaGCTCAAATAACTTCTTAAAGTTTTTAAagtatacatttcaaaatattcaacaatttacacacttcaaaaaattttttaaaaatttctacaGTAAACTATAGTAATTTTTTAGACAAATATAAAAAAACTCACTTATTAAACAGGGCCTACattagataatcttataattttataggaaaataaattaaaactcattacacaagggtatttttgggtattcatttaaaattttgaccaaatcaatattattattttaaggttttgttactaaaactatcaaatcagggaggcatatataattttttaaactttagGGGAGCTCggtgaaattatcaaaaacctTAGGGgatgtttctgaaattatccctatatattaatatattgcCCGCCAGACCAAACCTTAATAAAAAGCATAGAACTGTTTTTCTGAGATTTCAAGAAAACAGTACATGTTATTCTTTAGGGGGTGA
This portion of the Coffea arabica cultivar ET-39 chromosome 2e, Coffea Arabica ET-39 HiFi, whole genome shotgun sequence genome encodes:
- the LOC113731412 gene encoding uncharacterized protein; this translates as MELKPRLSAIITGGASGIGKALSLALAQKGMFVTIIDFSEDKGKEVASLAEKESAKFHANLDFPLATFIKCDVTNSGDLAAAFEKHVTTYGGLDVCINSAGIANPVPFNKDQTDGSKSWKLTINVNLAAVIDCTHFAIKTMRAARKPGVIINIGSASGLYPAYHDPIYSASKGGVVLFSRSLAPYKREGIRVNVLCPEFVLTDLAAKVDPKFIDLVGGYVPMQMVVKGVFELINDESKSGACLWITNRRGMEYWPSPQEEAKFLVSSSKSRRSSSSVVLSNVQVPQNFEKIVVHTLSHKFRTATSIVRTSLSLPIKSDHVLLKVIYAGVNASDVNFSSGSYFSGSKKDIASRLPFDAGFEAVGIVAAVGDSVKNLKVGTPAAIMTFGSYAEYTMVHSKHILPVPRPDPEVVAMLTSGLTASIALEKAAQMDSGKVVLVTAAAGGTGQFAVQLAKLAGNTVVATCGGKEKATLLRELGVDRVIDYKKEDIKTVLKNEFPKGVDIVYESVGGQMFDLCLNALAIYGKLVVIGMISQYQGEDGWKPLNYTGLCEKLLAKSQTVAGFFLVQYAHFWQEHLDRLFHLFSVGKLKVAIDPKRFLGLQSVADAVEYLHSGKSTGKVVVCVDPKYCEQVSKL